Proteins from a single region of Corvus hawaiiensis isolate bCorHaw1 chromosome 6, bCorHaw1.pri.cur, whole genome shotgun sequence:
- the ABCD4 gene encoding lysosomal cobalamin transporter ABCD4 isoform X12, with translation MGFEGLSPMCLLPVRDQRISQDVERFCRQLSSMASKLVISPFTLAYYTYQCFHSTGWLGPVSIFGYFVIGTMVNKVLMSPIVSKLVQQEKLEGDFRFKHMQIRVNAEPAAFYRAGRVEHMRTDRRLQSLLKTQRELIGKELWLYIGINTFDYLGSILSYVVIAIPIFSGVYGDLSPTELSALVSKNAFVSIYLIGCFSQLIDLSSTVTDVAGYTHRIGELQETLLSLGRKKNGNYSEARTSWDLDSSHSGEDPAPRDTAFLLERVTLSVPSSGKLLIKDLSLKISQGNSVMIVGNTGTGKTSLLRVLGGLWESTQGSIRMLTCFGPRGVVFLPQRPFFTDGSLREQVIYPLKEIYPLSGSADDERIVQFLELAGLTDLLARAGGLDEQVDWNWYDILSPGEMQRLSFARLFYLQPKYADTLGELQLICEMFLGDAALAYRRCLVARGFVGLMTFLSVLDEATSALTEEVEHELYRLCLQLGMTLISVGHRPSLEKFHSWILKLHGEGRWELTRCEKMKRLPSGEGH, from the exons ATGGGATTTGAGGGTCTGTCACCTATGTGCCTGCTGCCAGTGAG GGACCAGCGCATCAGCCAGGATGTGGAGAGGTTCTgcaggcagctcagctccatGGCCAGCAAGCTTGTCATCTCACCCTTCACACTGGCCTACTACACATACCAGTGCTTTCACAG CACAGGCTGGCTAGGCCCAGTGAGCATCTTTGGGTATTTCGTCATTGGGACAATGGTTAACAAAGTTTTGATGAGCCCAATTGTGTCTAAACTTGTGCAGCAGGAAAAACTGGAGGGGGATTTCAG GTTCAAGCACATGCAGATTCGTGTCAATGCAGAACCAGCTGCTTTCTACAG GGCTGGGCGAGTGGAGCACATGCGCACAGACCGGAGGCTGCAGAGCCTACTGAAGACCCAGAGGGAGCTGATAGGCAAGGAGCTGTGGCTATACA TTGGGATCAACACCTTTGATTATCTGGGCAGCATCCTGAGCTACGTGGTCATTgccattcccatcttttctggGGTCTACGGCGACCTGAGTCCAACAGAGCTCAGTGCCCTTGTCAGCAAG AATGCCTTTGTTTCCATCTACCTCATTGGCTGCTTCAGCCAGCTCATAGATCTCTCCAGCACTGTGACTGATGTTGCTGGCTACACACACAG GATTGGTGAACTGCAGGAGACCTTGCTGAGccttggcagaaaaaaaaatggtaattaCTCAGAAGCCAGAACCAGTTGGGATTTGGACAG CAGCCATTCTGGGGAGGACCCAGCGCCAAGGGACACAGCTTTCCTTCTGGAGCGAGTGACACTCTCAGTACCCTCATCTGGCAAGCTGCTCATCAAGGACTTGAGCCTCAAGATCTCACAAGGAAACAGTGTGATGATTGTGGGAAACACTGGTACAGGGAAGACATCTCTCCTGAGGGTCCTCGGAGGACTCTGGGAGAGCACACAGG GGAGCATCAGGATGCTGACCTGCTTTGGCCCCCGGGGAGTGGTGTTCCTACCACAGCGGCCCTTCTTCACGGATGGAAGCCTGCGTGAGCAG GTAATCTATCCCCTGAAGGAGATCTATCCACTTTCAG GGTCTGCAGATGATGAGAGGATTGTGCaattcctggagctggctgggctG ACTGATTTGCTGGCAAGGGCTGGAGGACTGGATGAGCAGGTGGACTGGAACTG GTATGACATCCTGTCCCCGGGGGAGATGCAGAGGCTCTCATTTGCACGACTCTTCTACCTCCAGCCAAAATATGCAG ATACTCTTGGTGAACTCCAGTTAATATGTGAAATGTTCTTGGGAGATGCTGCTCTTGCCTACAGGAGATGTCTGGTTGCGAGAGGATTTGTGGGGCTTATGACTTTTCTTTCAGTGCTAGATGAAGCCACCAGCGCCTTGACAGAAGAGGTGGAGCATGAGCTGTACCGTCTGTGCCTTCAGCTGGGCATGACACTGATCAGTGTGGGACATAGACCCAGCCTGGAAAAG TTCCACAGCTGGATTTTGAAACTTCATGGGGAGGGAAGATGGGAGCTCACTCGATGTGAGAAGATGAAGCGTCTCCCTTCTGGGGAAGGACACTGA
- the ABCD4 gene encoding lysosomal cobalamin transporter ABCD4 isoform X14 — MASKLVISPFTLAYYTYQCFHSTGWLGPVSIFGYFVIGTMVNKVLMSPIVSKLVQQEKLEGDFRFKHMQIRVNAEPAAFYRAGRVEHMRTDRRLQSLLKTQRELIGKELWLYIGINTFDYLGSILSYVVIAIPIFSGVYGDLSPTELSALVSKNAFVSIYLIGCFSQLIDLSSTVTDVAGYTHRIGELQETLLSLGRKKNGNYSEARTSWDLDSSHSGEDPAPRDTAFLLERVTLSVPSSGKLLIKDLSLKISQGNSVMIVGNTGTGKTSLLRVLGGLWESTQGSIRMLTCFGPRGVVFLPQRPFFTDGSLREQVIYPLKEIYPLSGSADDERIVQFLELAGLTDLLARAGGLDEQVDWNWYDILSPGEMQRLSFARLFYLQPKYADTLGELQLICEMFLGDAALAYRRCLVARGFVGLMTFLSVLDEATSALTEEVEHELYRLCLQLGMTLISVGHRPSLEKFHSWILKLHGEGRWELTRCEKMKRLPSGEGH; from the exons atGGCCAGCAAGCTTGTCATCTCACCCTTCACACTGGCCTACTACACATACCAGTGCTTTCACAG CACAGGCTGGCTAGGCCCAGTGAGCATCTTTGGGTATTTCGTCATTGGGACAATGGTTAACAAAGTTTTGATGAGCCCAATTGTGTCTAAACTTGTGCAGCAGGAAAAACTGGAGGGGGATTTCAG GTTCAAGCACATGCAGATTCGTGTCAATGCAGAACCAGCTGCTTTCTACAG GGCTGGGCGAGTGGAGCACATGCGCACAGACCGGAGGCTGCAGAGCCTACTGAAGACCCAGAGGGAGCTGATAGGCAAGGAGCTGTGGCTATACA TTGGGATCAACACCTTTGATTATCTGGGCAGCATCCTGAGCTACGTGGTCATTgccattcccatcttttctggGGTCTACGGCGACCTGAGTCCAACAGAGCTCAGTGCCCTTGTCAGCAAG AATGCCTTTGTTTCCATCTACCTCATTGGCTGCTTCAGCCAGCTCATAGATCTCTCCAGCACTGTGACTGATGTTGCTGGCTACACACACAG GATTGGTGAACTGCAGGAGACCTTGCTGAGccttggcagaaaaaaaaatggtaattaCTCAGAAGCCAGAACCAGTTGGGATTTGGACAG CAGCCATTCTGGGGAGGACCCAGCGCCAAGGGACACAGCTTTCCTTCTGGAGCGAGTGACACTCTCAGTACCCTCATCTGGCAAGCTGCTCATCAAGGACTTGAGCCTCAAGATCTCACAAGGAAACAGTGTGATGATTGTGGGAAACACTGGTACAGGGAAGACATCTCTCCTGAGGGTCCTCGGAGGACTCTGGGAGAGCACACAGG GGAGCATCAGGATGCTGACCTGCTTTGGCCCCCGGGGAGTGGTGTTCCTACCACAGCGGCCCTTCTTCACGGATGGAAGCCTGCGTGAGCAG GTAATCTATCCCCTGAAGGAGATCTATCCACTTTCAG GGTCTGCAGATGATGAGAGGATTGTGCaattcctggagctggctgggctG ACTGATTTGCTGGCAAGGGCTGGAGGACTGGATGAGCAGGTGGACTGGAACTG GTATGACATCCTGTCCCCGGGGGAGATGCAGAGGCTCTCATTTGCACGACTCTTCTACCTCCAGCCAAAATATGCAG ATACTCTTGGTGAACTCCAGTTAATATGTGAAATGTTCTTGGGAGATGCTGCTCTTGCCTACAGGAGATGTCTGGTTGCGAGAGGATTTGTGGGGCTTATGACTTTTCTTTCAGTGCTAGATGAAGCCACCAGCGCCTTGACAGAAGAGGTGGAGCATGAGCTGTACCGTCTGTGCCTTCAGCTGGGCATGACACTGATCAGTGTGGGACATAGACCCAGCCTGGAAAAG TTCCACAGCTGGATTTTGAAACTTCATGGGGAGGGAAGATGGGAGCTCACTCGATGTGAGAAGATGAAGCGTCTCCCTTCTGGGGAAGGACACTGA